Within the Microtus ochrogaster isolate Prairie Vole_2 linkage group LG2, MicOch1.0, whole genome shotgun sequence genome, the region gcaagttcaaggccagcctggtctacaagaactaattccaggacaggcaccaaagctacacagagaaaccctgttccacACACCCACACTTATTGAAGGAATAAACATAGGTATAGATCAGGAGGTGTATGTAGGCTCCCCAGAATTTCTGGTAacaaatttttgaatgaaatttATTAAGAAGAGGTGTGAGGTCAATTAGGAGGCACTCTGAAAGgtctcatatacatacatacatacatacatacatacatacatacatacatatgaaaatagCCTGATTCAGTTTCTGGCTTAGGAGCTGGGACACACACGTGTGACTTGCTGCCGTTCTCATGgggttctgtcttctttggaagtGTAGCAACAGCTCTTTTGCAGCCACACGTCACTTTCTGTGTGTGGAAATATCACCTCACGCCCCACGTGGCTAGGCGCTCACTCCTGGGTCTGATGAAGACAAGGCTGAACAGTCAGGATCATGGGTCTTCAGGAGAGACTAAAACCACTATGAAAAACACTAAGAAAGAAATTCCTGGGTCCTGACACCCACCATCCCTGGTGCCCCCTCTACCTCCCTTCTCTATGGAATTGttcctcttgtttttatttatttttattttgtttattatgtaaatGAAAAGGCTGGAAAAGTTAAAGTTCATGTCTAgctgcctccccttcccctcagaAATCAGGCCACGCCTCCCCTGCACCCTGCTCTTTACCTTCTATGGAGGCCCCAGGGACCTGTAGGCAATTGACTTTCCTTACCTCTGCCACTCTGAGCAAAGAGCCCTACTGCCTACCGCAAAGCTGGCTTTGAGCTGTGGGCAGGCTCCTCACCTGCTGTGGCAGTTATGAGAGATTTCTCTAAGgtgtcctctctctgtccccgTGTCTCCTTCAGACCTCCTCACCCTGTCCATTACAGCTGTCTCTTATTCCtttatctctctcccttcccttcccctcccttctcttctctctccatcccccatagtttcattatgtagccctggctgacctaggggtccacttgtctctgccaagtggaaaacaagaaaaaagaccaAGCCTGGGCAAGAATTTTAGCAGGATATAGCACGAACCTCTGACAGAAAAGTTCATCAACACAGAAACGTAATACATAGAAATATTCCTTAAAATAgactttaattatatttaaaatagaggGCCAAGGTGATGGCTCAGGGGCAgtgtgcttgccttgcaagcctgaggacctaaaTTGGATTCCCATAAAAGAAGCCGGGCGTGAGGGCAGGTGTTTACAATCCTAGCAATGGGCAGGAAGATAGGATTCCTAGGGTCCAAGTTAACCAGTCTAGTCTCATCTGTAGGAACTGGGGTCATAAAACTATTTCCCAACAGTATAGACACCATACACTCCCTAAGCAGGGATCTGATATGAGGAGGCCCAACTTAACATTAATTTCGCCATGACAGGCTGCAGGCTAACAGGTCTGGGCATCACCCTCACAATAACCAGAAAAAACCTGGGGACCTGCAGGGGACCACACAGAATTGAGACAAACAAGTACGAGATGCTCCAGAACATTGAGAATAGCTTACCTAACCTGTATATAGATTGCCAATTTCCTTATAGCAACGCCAGTACCAATCCCTGTTTGACCAGACTTCTGTTACCTCACTCCGGCCCAATCGGGAGTTCAAGCCCCATCTGAATCCAGAATCCCCTACCCCCTCATCCTTTACTCCTTTAAACCCTGCCATAGCTGAGCGCCAATCCAATCGCTGTGTTGGAACTGACGGACGGCCCAAGCTTGCagtaaaggctctttgcttttgtgtATGAACTTGGACtcctggtggtctctgggggGCTCATGGAGCGGGcataatgataatttttttagATAGTCTAGGCTAGCACACATCTTCTATCTTGCTTCAGTCATTTAAGCGCTGCAATTACAGGTCTGTGCTTTCATGCTGGTTTCTGAAGGCTGGGGGAGCGGGTCCTGTCTGCTCTGTTGTCAGACAGCCTTGGAGACACAGCCTATGGGAGAAAGCTCATGTCGGCCACAGAATGACGTGTGTTTGTCCACGCCACCAGCCTCTTCTCCCTGTGATCTCATGCTGACCCACTTCCTGTCTTGCAGAACTGAGCAAAGTCCATATGTGTGGGCTTGTTTGTCCTGCGTTTTAGAAGCCCCAATCTTTCAGCTCTAGGCTCAACTCTCGGACAACAGGTGGGGCCAAGAGCCTGCTTGTGACAACCCCTAAGTCATCTCCTGGGCAGACTTGGTAGCgaagacctgtaatcccagctacacagaaagctgaggctggagaatccGAAGCCCAAGGGGACTTGgtgcatgagttcaaggccagcgccAGCCTGGGCATCTTAGACCctatatcaaaatgaaaattgaattaaAGAGCCCAAGGTACAGCTCACCGGTAGAGGTTGTGCCTAGTGAAATAGGCAAGGAATTCAACTTTTTTATGGCCAGTTCTAGCCATGACACCTtcccctctcctgcctgcctccgTCTCTGCCCACAGGGATGACACACTGACTCCCTCACACAGTGAGTCCTGAATAAACAACCATGTTTTCACTGGGGCTAGCCGGCCTGTTTCCACAGGTGTTTTTACCTCCTACTGGAAAGTGTGGGCACCTGCAAGACAGGGCCAACAGAGAGTTGTCTGTCTGCTGGGGAAATCCCAAAGGCACAGGACACCAGGCCATTCTGTGGCCCATCCCTGTCAGGATCGGAGTCAGCAGCTGAAGGGAGGAAGGCTACCACTACCCCTCTGTGGTCCACATCTCCTCTCNNNNNNNNNNNNNNNNNNNNNNNNNNNNNNNNNNNNNNNNNNNNNNNNNNNNNNNNNNNNNNNNNNNNNNNNNNNNNNNNNNNNNNNNNNNNNNNNNNNNNNNNNNNNNNNNNNNNNNNNNNNNNNNNNNNNNNNNNNNNNNNNNNNNNNNNNNNNNNNNNNNNNNNNNNNNNNNNNNNNNNNNNNNNNNNNNNNNNNNNNNNNNNNNNNNNNNNNNNNNNNNNNNNNNNNNNNNNNNNNNNNNNNNNNNNNNNNNNNNNNNNNNNNNNNNNNNNNNNNNNNNNNNNNNNNNNNNNNNNNNNNNNNNNNNNNNNNNNNNNNNNNNNNNNNNNNNNNNNNNNNNNNNNNNNNNNNNNNNNNNNNNNNNNNNNNNNNNNNNNNNNNNNNNNNNNNNNNNNNNNNNNNNNNNNNNNNNNNgaactcacagagatcctcctgcttctgcctcctgagtgctgggattaaaggcgtgcgccaccaccacccagcatagcgaactcacagagatcctcctgcttctgcctcctgagtgctgggattaaaggcgtgcgccaccaccacccagcatagcCGTGGCCTCTTAAAACTTCTTACTGGCCCACGCCTGCAgtcccaggacccaggaggctgtggcaggagcagtttgaggagttcaaggccagcctggagcagCTTGacttctaggccaacctgggacACAAGTGGAATCATGTGTCAAAACGAAAAacagataggggctggagagatggttcagaggttaaagcGCTACACAAAGTGAGCGCCAGAATTCAGCTCTCTATAACCCACGTAATCCACAGGGTGGGAAGGCACAGATGGGTTGGTGTTAGGGTTCCTTGGAGCAAGCCGGCTATTTAAAGTGGCTGTAGCACAAGCTAGCTAGCTAGACTAGCCGTGTTGGTGCGCTCTGGCTTCAACTGAGAGAACCTGCCTCATCGAGTAAGCTGACAGCAGTCTGAGGAGGATATCCGATACAGGACCTCCTTGGGCCTCTCCACATGCacagggacacacatacacatgcatacacccacacacgtgcaaacatgcacatgtgtgtgctcgaCCGTGTGTTCCcacgcgaacacacacacacgcaaaataaaatgcatccatctcctcctcccttttgtCAGCCCTCTCCCCTCAGAGATGGTCCACGTAGAGGGTTCCCAGCGAAGTCCCACTGTCTACTTCATGCGAGTGTTCCCTGCCTGCCAACCAGTGCAATCCCAGCATGGGAGGCAGCACGGTGATTGGCCCACATGCCCCCTATCCTGCAGCATCCTATTTCCTATCGTTTCCCTCAATACTGAAGACAGGGCAGCGCATCAGTGGACCCTTAACTGGTGAAACAcgtcttcctccttttcctcccagagttctgagGTTGGAACTTAACCTACAAtaaattctttattattgttattagtagtagtatgtgtatgtgtgctcacacacacgtgtgtgcatgtgtgtgtgggtgggtgtacATGTGGAATCAAGCACATGCAGACCAGGATTGAAATTCAAGTACCATTGTTCAAGAGActcccaccttgttttttgagataaggtttctcccTGAGATCTAGCTCACTGATGAAGGTAGGCTGGCTAACCTGCCATGCCCTGGGGGTTCACTGGTCTCCTTCTGTCCACTGTAGGAATTATAAATGCCAGCCATCCTAcctgtcttaattttttaaaaaattacatatatgggtgttttgcctgtgtcttagttagggtttctattgctgtgaagagacaccatgaccacggcacctcttataaaggaaaacatttaattaggggctggcttacagtttcagggtttAGACCATCATCTTCAAGGCAGGAAGCATATCAACAtgtaggcagacgtggtgctggaaaaggagctgagagttctgtatcttgatcttcaggaaacaggaagaaactgaAACACTAGACCTGGCTtaagcatctgagacctcaaagcctgaccccaGTGACTCGCCTATTCCAgcaaggccaaacctcctaataatgccactccctatgggcctatgggagTCATTTTTATTCAACCCACCATATTCCAGttcctggcccccataggcttgtagccatatcataatggaaaatgcattcagttcaacttcaaaagtccccatagtctataacagtttcaaacttgtttaaaagtccaaagttcaaagtctcttctgagattcatgcaatctcttaaatGTAATCCCCtgttaaatcaaaataaaaaagcagatcacatacttccaacatataatggcacaggatatacattattGTTCCGAAACAttgaagggagcatagtgagaaaacactggaccaaagcaaaaccaaaaaccagccAGGTAAACTCCAAACTTTGCATCTCCATGTCAAATGTCAAAGCGCTCTTCAGATCCCCAACTCCTTTCGTGAGCtggctccactccctgttagcaacTTCCCTCAGCAGGTATCGcatgactctggcatcttcaATATCTTGGGAGTCTCCAAACCAATCTAAGCTTCACCTTTACAatttcacacaatggcctctctaggcctccattcagggacaatgacacatgcctggcttcaGTGGCTTTCCTTGGTTGTAGAGGGAAATTCCATAACCTCTTTCTTCTACCcttgactctaaaaccagaaccacACAAGTGAAGCCGCCAAGTTCTGTTGCTTGCTGGGTTTGGAACATGGCCCCTGTACAATCACATCTTCACCTGCTTTCTGTTTTGATGAGTTCCTTCATTGCCTAAGtttgactgttctgaaactcgatttgtagaccaggctggcctcaaactagagctgggattatgacgtgcactgccacacctggccctaagcttttctttaattcctttccacacattagaagcttagctgggtgggatcttgccctgaggtcatctACAACtcccttttttccatttaatatcaGGAGTTTCTCTAAACTGATACAAGGTGTAGccccattctacttcctggtacCCCTTTTCTACTTGAACATGTATTTGTAACtgtataatacattttaataaaaataacatttatatttgtgtttctccTTGTACATTTCCTATCTTTCCTTCCTTGGTTTGCTCTGCTTCATTATAGATCTTGGTAATAGTGGACGCTAATAACCGCAGGACAGAgtcaatatcaggctgttttgaGGTTTCCTCTGCCAACACAACTAATCCAAAACTCTTGACTTTAGCCTAGGGaagacttttcagacaagggcaaaaacaGTCACATTCTTAGTCAAAATTTTACAGAACGTTCTCTAGGCCATATGCAAAGACTCCTCTCTGAAACCTCTAGAGCCAGGCCCCCACAGTTGAAACCACCCTCAGCGCCGCTGTCTTCCAGGATCCCCCTGATACGGCCCATTAAGTCCCACTTAAAGCATTCAATcgcttttctagtccaaagtcccaaagtctacATTCCTTCGAACAAAAGCATCCTCAGGTCTATCACAACAATCCCCCAGTCCCTGGAACCAActgctgtcttagtttgggttttattttattttttatttatttatttatttttttatttatttatttatttttttttttggtttttcaagacagggtttctctgtggctttggagccctgtcctggaactagctttgtagaccaggctggtctcgaactcacagagatccgcctgcctctgcctcccgagtgctgggattaaaggcgtgcgccaccatcgcccgacatATTGCCACCATCccagcctgcatgtgtgtctaagcaccacttgcatgcctggtgcctacagaggctcGAGgtgggcattgggtcccctggaactaaagttacagttggttgtgagccacagtgtgggttctgggaaccgaaaAGGGTCCTCTaaattgccgggcagtggtggtgcacacctttaatcccagcactcaggaggcagaggcagaggcaggcagatctctgtgagtttgaggccaacctcaaacaagagctagttccaggataggctccaaagctatagagaaaccctgtctcaaataacaaaaaaaaaaaaaaagatactctaaaagagcagccagtgttcttaactgctgagccatctctccagcccctaatgcGGCTCTTTAACTGGGTTttgaggatcaaattcagattgTCACACTTGCATGGCAAGCGCTTTACGATGAGCTACCTCTGCAGCCCCaaattctttttagttttttaagacaggtctcACCAGGCTAGGTTGCTTAGCCTCTCAAGGGCCGGGAAAATAGGTGCGCACCATCAAATCCATTCTGACAGTTTTGCAGATGGAAAAACAAGCAGCAGGGAACTGGGACTGAAGCTCATGTTAGACCCTAAATTACCCGGTAAGCCCTACCTACCCAAGAACCAGGTAACTTCCTGGAAtgatgggagttgtagttcttgaAAATAACAGCTGCCTCATGGCAAGCTATTGTGGCCTATGGAAGACTTGTCTCCAAGTGGTGCTCCTGACCAAATTCCATCTTGGTTAGTATTTGATCTTTTAgtaaaagcttgctttaatttggGCAAAAAAGGTAGAACCGGTTTTTCTCTGACGAATCTCAGGATTAACAATCACTCAAGCAAGACCATTGACAGTGCATACTGAGGTCCTCATGGTTCCGGGCCTATGCTGGGTATGAGAGAGTGGGGTATGGACTACCCCACTCTGTGCCCAGTGGTGGGGCTATGATCCCCAAGCCCTTACAGCCCAACAAAACTAAGTATGTCCACACCCATTTCATTCAGGAAGAATTGACTTCCCAGATCATGGTGGACCCCCCCCCCATAGGTTCTTGTTTCATAGGGTTATCTGGACTCACAAACTCTGTTTTTGTGCCCACCCCACGGAAAGAAGGCTAGGGACCCACCCAGGCTCCCACCCCCCACTTCATGACCACAGGGCAAAGGGGAATCGACACGGCCAAGGCTGGACTCGTGTCTACCCACTTCATGAAAAGAATGAGCCTCCCCCTACGCCTGAATCCTGTGTGAGGACTTGAATGCTCCTAGAACAATCAGAAATActcaggcaccaaaagctacgggagaaatactgtctcgaaaaaaaaaaaaatcaaaaaaaaaaaaatactccggCAGTCACTTCGCGCCATTAAGGGACGATCACTACTCCCAACATCTCAACCCCACTTACCCGTTCGGGGAAGGGGCGTGGGGTCTCCACTAGGACTCACACTCCACCCACGCCCAGTCTCGGTCTCGTGACAGCCTAGAACCGAGGGTGACGACACTGGAGAGCTGGAAGGTGCAGCGCCCCGCCCCGCCTCTTGTCACGTGACATGCGACCAGGGGGCGGAGCCGAGCCTGGTTTTTCTAGGGTCCCCGCACTGAGCTCCTAGCTGTCTGTCCTTAGCTTCTCTGTTTGTGTCgtcaggtcctctgcagccaAGATGATGTGTGGCGCGCCGTCCGCCACGCAGCCGGCCACAGCCGAGACGCAGGAGATCGCCGACGAGGTGAGGATGGGCCCAGGTCAGGCCAGCAGGAGCCAGGCCCACGGGGACCCGGCGGCCTAAGGGACAGGCAGGCCCAGACTGGCTTGGTCCTGCAGCAGGGTTCGGGCGTGGTGGCACTTATGGCTGGGGGCTGGGACTCCATGCCTGGTTGGAAGATTCAGAAACCGGACTGGGCCGTGTCTGCAGTGTTTCCCCTTAGGAAACACGCTGCGGAATCCGAGGCGGGATAGGACTGTCCCAAAGAGTTTAGGAAGGCAGTTCACAGAGCTAGAGCCCAGGGGTAAAACCAAGCTTGTCCGAAGATGAGGCACCCTCTGACTTCAACCCAGGTCTAAACAAGAGGTTCgatagggccagcctgggctgcagtggGAGTCTCCTCAAAGTAGAGAGCTACGAATgcatagctcagtggcaggacACACCTCATCCCACAcccctggggaaaaaaataagttaaaaccaAAAATTGCAGAACTTGCTAGTTAGTGCCTAGATTTCCTAGTCTGCAACCAGAGGGTGGACCTGGTTGGGAGGGGCTGGTGAACTTTAAGACCTGATTTGTGAGCCTGGGCTGCAGGTCCTGTCGTTAGCAGAGCAGGTTTTCCATACAGACTAGAGGTTCAGGGTATTAAGAGAAGAGAAGTTAAACATGTCCTCCCTCCAGCTTTCCTGCCACCTCCTGAGTCCAGGGTCCTGTCCACCCAGCTGACTGCCCTTGGGAGGTTTGCACTCTGACCAGAGTGGCCAGTCAGCTCCATGAGACCCTGAAAATGAGGAATGGATACAGACACACTTGCCAGGCAGTGTGTCCCCTGGCAGGCCCAGGCAACCCTTGTCCAATATCATTCTTACTCAGCCTGGACAGATGTGCACCCCTGGCCCTGAGCTGAGTACAAATAAAAGGGAACCCTGGCCAGGTGTGTTGTCACACGCCAGCACTCCAGAGTGCTGTGACAGGTGAATCGTGTGACGctaacctggtctgcatagttcAGGCCAGCCAtaactacacagcaagaccctgtctcagaaaagaaagagctagccaggcggtggtggatgcttttaattccagcaccaggaggtgagttcaaggccagcctggtctacagagtgagtgccaggacaggctccaaagctacacagaaaaaccctgccttgaaaaacaaaacaaaaaggaagagctATGTTCCCTTTCCCCTGTTATCAGTGGGGCCACCAGCTTACCATGTGCCCAGTTATGAGGAACACTGGTGTTGAAGGCTGGCAGGGGTCTcctgagagaggcaggaaagcaCCTGCCGATGAATCTGAGTTGTTCCCTTGTCGCCCCCCATCCAGGTGAAATCCCAgcttgaagagaaagaaaatcagaagttctCCGTCTTTAAAGCCATATCCTTCAGGCGGCAGGTGGTGGCTGGCATTAACTTCTTTATCAAGGTGGGTACTGAGGTGACCTGGGAAGGACTGAGGACATGGTCTCAGAGTATAGCAGAGTGTTCTGCAACATCCTCCTTTAGACACACACAGGTTCTGAGAGGATGAATTTGGGGTTCCGGGGTTCCTGGCCTTGAAGGAAGAGACAGGCCTTACCACTGGCCGAGTTGCTGGCTGcctgtcctgcctcagctcttcTAAGGCTGGGCTGAGCCTGGATCTGGGACCTCACCTGTCCCTCCTgggcccctctctccctccaggtTGATGTTGGCGATG harbors:
- the Cstb gene encoding cystatin-B, translating into MMCGAPSATQPATAETQEIADEVKSQLEEKENQKFSVFKAISFRRQVVAGINFFIKVDVGDDKFVHLRVFKALPHENKPLTLSSYQTNKEQHDELSFF